The Sorangiineae bacterium MSr11367 genome window below encodes:
- a CDS encoding RtcB family protein produces the protein MHSYDFLRPSQVDAACFDVENPLGLDVRLFAHPSVPVERDAFLQLFDFLDVSRAVADIREAEARGRLTFFGDAPAGIDKVVLTPDFHKGSLVPVGTVARAHDMCIPQAIGNDICCGMRLLVTDLPADMLEPHWPAIQKRLRGIFFAGERDIPMSPRQREAVLRDGLPGLVRTAADNAHRGIWRRFDAAIEEENLARAHEEGSFATRGLFGFERFIASSGRIDGRDPQIGCVGGGNHFVELQRVDALFDGHAARDWGVSKGCLAIMIHSGSVGLGHAVGGHFMDRARGIFPTVIRSPKGGFFPLPTSGPRAEEGRSYLDGMGNAANFAFANRLFLGLMAVRAVEEATGHAVATRLVYDAPHNLIFRAGEALVHRKGATPAPGPSGTDYHGKPVIIPGSMGAASFLLAGMGHADALESACHGAGRALSRAKTAHVPKDVFARELAKLRVVGPIDPRAPHLARRRDILDKYEKRVMEEAPYAYKAVEPVIDSVEAARIARKVARLLPLCTVKG, from the coding sequence ATGCATTCCTATGATTTCCTGCGTCCCAGCCAGGTGGACGCTGCGTGTTTCGACGTCGAGAACCCGTTGGGGCTCGACGTGCGTCTCTTTGCGCACCCTTCCGTCCCCGTCGAGCGGGACGCGTTCCTTCAGCTCTTCGACTTTCTCGACGTATCCCGCGCCGTCGCGGACATCCGCGAGGCCGAAGCCCGTGGTCGCCTCACCTTTTTCGGCGATGCACCCGCGGGCATCGACAAGGTCGTGCTCACGCCCGACTTCCACAAAGGGTCCCTCGTACCCGTAGGCACCGTCGCACGTGCGCACGATATGTGCATTCCGCAAGCCATCGGCAACGACATTTGCTGCGGCATGCGCCTGTTGGTGACCGATCTGCCCGCCGACATGCTCGAGCCGCATTGGCCCGCGATCCAGAAGCGGCTCCGCGGCATCTTCTTCGCGGGCGAACGCGATATCCCCATGTCACCCCGCCAGCGCGAGGCGGTTTTGCGCGACGGCCTCCCCGGCTTGGTGCGAACCGCCGCCGACAATGCCCATCGCGGCATTTGGCGGCGCTTCGATGCGGCCATCGAGGAGGAAAACCTCGCGCGCGCCCACGAGGAAGGAAGCTTCGCCACGCGTGGACTCTTCGGTTTCGAACGCTTCATTGCATCGTCCGGCCGCATCGACGGGCGCGATCCGCAGATTGGATGTGTCGGCGGCGGCAACCACTTCGTGGAACTGCAGCGGGTCGACGCCCTCTTCGATGGCCACGCCGCACGCGATTGGGGCGTCTCCAAAGGCTGCCTGGCCATCATGATCCACTCGGGCTCCGTGGGCCTTGGCCACGCCGTCGGCGGGCACTTCATGGATCGTGCACGGGGTATCTTTCCCACGGTGATCCGGTCACCGAAGGGCGGGTTCTTTCCCCTTCCCACGTCGGGTCCGCGCGCGGAGGAAGGACGCTCGTACCTCGATGGCATGGGCAACGCCGCCAACTTCGCGTTTGCGAATCGGCTCTTTTTGGGCCTCATGGCCGTGCGAGCCGTGGAGGAAGCCACGGGGCACGCGGTGGCGACGAGGCTCGTTTACGATGCGCCGCACAACCTGATCTTTCGCGCGGGCGAAGCCCTCGTGCACCGCAAAGGCGCGACCCCTGCTCCCGGCCCCTCGGGTACCGACTACCACGGCAAACCCGTGATCATCCCCGGATCGATGGGCGCGGCGAGCTTTCTGCTCGCCGGCATGGGACACGCCGACGCACTCGAGAGTGCCTGCCACGGAGCCGGCCGTGCGCTTTCCCGCGCCAAGACGGCGCACGTCCCCAAGGACGTCTTCGCGCGCGAGCTGGCCAAGCTGCGCGTGGTCGGCCCCATCGATCCCCGGGCACCGCACCTCGCCCGGCGCCGTGACATCCTCGACAAATACGAGAAGCGCGTGATGGAGGAGGCGCCCTATGCCTACAAGGCCGTCGAACCCGTCATCGACTCGGTGGAGGCGGCCCGCATCGCGCGCAAGGTCGCCCGGCTCCTGCCCCTGTGCACCGTCAAAGGATGA
- a CDS encoding SRPBCC family protein → MASNTDSNDKNSVRKSILVNASQAVAWRVFTERMTTWWPLEHYKIGKAKAVEAVVEPRVGGRWYERGDDGSTCDWGSVLAWEPHTRLVLSWDISADWQYDPTLKTEIEVRFIAEGDDRTRIELEHRHLDRYGARRDEMHTVFDKSGDWGRILALFAHVAEG, encoded by the coding sequence ATGGCGAGCAACACCGATTCGAACGACAAGAACAGCGTGCGCAAGTCCATCCTGGTCAACGCCTCTCAGGCGGTGGCATGGCGCGTTTTCACCGAGCGCATGACCACCTGGTGGCCATTGGAGCACTACAAAATAGGCAAGGCCAAAGCCGTGGAGGCCGTCGTCGAACCGCGCGTCGGAGGGCGGTGGTACGAGCGCGGCGACGACGGCAGCACCTGCGACTGGGGCAGCGTACTCGCATGGGAGCCGCACACGCGCCTCGTCCTCTCGTGGGATATCAGCGCCGATTGGCAATACGATCCGACCTTGAAGACGGAAATCGAAGTGCGGTTCATCGCCGAAGGGGACGATCGAACGCGCATCGAGCTGGAGCACCGCCACCTGGATCGCTACGGGGCGCGTCGCGATGAGATGCATACCGTCTTCGACAAATCGGGGGACTGGGGGCGCATCCTTGCGCTGTTCGCGCATGTCGCGGAGGGCTGA
- a CDS encoding metalloregulator ArsR/SmtB family transcription factor, with protein MTYADRTLDALGDPTRRLIFERLRGRALSVGELAAGMSVSRPAVSQHLKVLKEARLVTDRAEGTRRLYAVNPRGLEALRKWLEGFWDEALDAFKEAAEREAATSKKP; from the coding sequence ATTGGGCGATCCGACGCGCAGGCTCATTTTCGAGCGGCTGCGCGGGCGTGCGCTTTCCGTGGGGGAGCTTGCGGCGGGCATGTCCGTGAGCCGCCCTGCCGTGTCGCAGCACTTGAAGGTGCTGAAAGAGGCCCGGCTGGTGACGGATCGGGCGGAGGGCACCCGGCGGCTCTACGCCGTGAACCCGCGGGGATTGGAAGCGCTGCGCAAGTGGCTGGAGGGATTCTGGGACGAAGCACTCGACGCGTTCAAGGAAGCGGCCGAGCGCGAAGCAGCAACGTCGAAGAAACCATGA